From a region of the Helianthus annuus cultivar XRQ/B chromosome 5, HanXRQr2.0-SUNRISE, whole genome shotgun sequence genome:
- the LOC110876064 gene encoding uncharacterized protein PB18E9.04c-like produces the protein MENLATTEKQPATSQTQQFSPTPIQPSPNTTIPPPPPPQSTQPTSTSPIPSFSTFFPNLDNIQPTSTQATSLPHPTTTQTVNLQQSSPYVRIIPDDTPLSQTQAPNATSIPPAV, from the coding sequence ATGGAGAACTTAGCAACAACGGAGAAACAACCCGCAACTTCACAAACGCAACAATTCTCGCCAACACCTATCCAACCTTCACCAAACACTaccataccaccaccaccaccaccacagtctACACAGCCTACTTCTACATCTCCAATACCGTCATTCTCAACCTTTTTCCCAAACCTTGATAACATTCAACCAACTTCTACCCAAGCAACATCTCTTCCACACCCAACTACGACCCAGACTGTTAATTTACAGCAGTCGTCTCCTTACGTTAGAATCATTCCTGATGACACTCCATTGAGTCAAACTCAAGCACCTAATGCAACATCAATTCCGCCAGCCGTCTGA